From a region of the Helianthus annuus cultivar XRQ/B chromosome 5, HanXRQr2.0-SUNRISE, whole genome shotgun sequence genome:
- the LOC110939099 gene encoding keratin, type I cytoskeletal 9, translating into MAFSVFNKQPLLIPILLCVALYSFGIGKAQTGVAGTGIGYIPQPGSGVGGGFGGSGAGGGFGGSGGGGFGSAGGFGGIGTGAIAKALVCLNDKIYSECEESYRLTESGELHVPPDYTDQYCGGPCLKETDLVLNCINDVFSNFIFNNRATILIVKDTIKAGCSYGPSRGDFNVAEHVQAYESNSYKFSYPILFWLIPLISVFILLF; encoded by the exons ATGGCTTTCTCAGTTTTCAACAAGCAACCGCTTTTAATACCGATATTGTTGTGCGTTGCTCTTTACAGCTTCGGGATAG GGAAAGCACAAACAGGAGTTGCTGGAACCGGGATTGGATATATACCCCAGCCTGGCAGTGGTGTGGGTGGTGGGTTCGGAGGCAGTGGTGCGGGTGGTGGGTTCGGAGGCAGTGGTGGGGGTGGGTTTGGGAGTGCCGGCGGATTTGGAGGAATTGGTACGGGAGCTATTGCTAAAGCACTTGTTTGTCTCAATGACAAG ATCTACAGTGAATGTGAGGAGTCTTATCGATTGACCGAAAGCGGTGAACTCCACGTCCCGCCAGACTATACAGATCAATATTGTGGCGGCCCGTGTCTCAAAGAGACGGACCTTGTGCTCAACTGTATCAATGACGTATTTTCGAACTTTATCTTTAACAATCGTGCCACCATACTCATTGTGAAAGATACCATCAAGGCCGGATGCAGCTATGGTCCTAGCCGAG GTGACTTCAATGTGGCGGAGCACGTTCAAGCATATGAAAGCAATTCATACAAGTTTTCATACCCTATTCTCTTTTGGCTCATACCTTTGATTtcagtttttattctattattttGA
- the LOC110941153 gene encoding delta(3,5)-Delta(2,4)-dienoyl-CoA isomerase, peroxisomal, protein METQNYTTIKITQQNPNSPVFTLSLNRPHHSNALSLQFFTEFPNAISSLDQNPNVALILLSGTGNHFCSGIDLTSISSLTADVQSSSDRGRSGEKLLRQIKHMQDAITSIENCRKPVIACVHGACIGGGVDIVSACDVRYCTEDAFFSVKEVDLAITADLGSLQRLPGIVGFGNAMELALTARRFSGLEAKELGLVSKVFGCREEMEEGVRVIAEGIAAKSPLAVIGTKRVMLKSRDLTLDQGLDHVATWNSATLLSSDLEAVMKAHLRKTKPSFSKL, encoded by the exons ATGGAAACACAGAACTACACCACCATCAAAATCACTCAACAAAACCCCAACTCCCCAGTCTTCACCCTCTCCCTCAACCGCCCACACCACAGCAACGCACTCTCCCTCCAATTCTTCACCGAATTCCCCAACGCCATATCATCCCTCGACCAAAACCCTAACGTCGCCCTCATCCTCTTATCCGGCACCGGCAACCACTTCTGCTCCGGCATCGACCTCACCTCCATATCCTCCCTCACCGCCGACGTCCAATCCTCCTCCGACCGCGGCCGTTCCGGCGAAAAACTACTCCGCCAGATCAAGCACATGCAGGATGCCATCACGAGTATTGAAAATTGCCGGAAACCGGTGATCGCGTGTGTACACGGTGCTTGTATTGGTGGAGGAGTTGATATTGTAAGTGCGTGTGATGTTAGGTATTGTACGGAGGATGCGTTTTTTTCGGTTAAGGAAGTGGATTTAGCGATCACGGCGGATCTTGGATCGTTGCAAAGGTTGCCCGGGATTGTAGGGTTTGGGAATGCTATGGAGTTGGCTTTGACTGCTAGGCGGTTTTCGGGTTTGGAAGCAAAGGAGTTGGGGCTCGTTTCGAAGGTGTTTGGGTGTAGAGAGGAGATGGAGGAAGGTGTGAGGGTTATTGCAGAGG GAATTGCTGCAAAATCTCCACTTGCTGTGATTGGGACAAAAAGAGTGATGCTAAAAAGTAGAGACTTGACATTGGATCAAGGTCTGGATCATGTTGCTACATGGAACTCTGCTACGCTTTTATCAAGCGATTTAGAGGCGGTAATGAAAGCACACCTGCGAAAAACGAAACCTTCGTTCTCTAAGCTATGA